The DNA segment GTCTCAGAGCAGGATTCCCCGATAGGGGATTGAAACAGGTTGGCCCAATCGAGTTCACCGAGCTTAGTACGGTCAGGCAGCTCGTCTCAGAGCAGCCCTCCCCGTCAGGGGATTTCTCAACCCGGCAGGCCAGAATGCTTATTTCCGCTTTCTCGCGGTTTTGGGACATATCTGGATATGACAAGTGTTCTGGTTCAGACGCCGGGCGTGCAGATCAGCGCCCGCGCAGGCAAACTCGTTCTGGAGAGCCGGGAGGCCCGCCGGGAATGGCCGCTGGGTCACGTCACCGAGCTGATCGTGGTGGGCCATGCCCGGATCAGCACGGCGACCATCCTCGACCTGGCCGGGCGCGGCGTCCCCGTTCACTTTCAGGCGCGCGCCGACCAGCTGCCGGTTTCGGTCTGGGACGCTTGGAACGGCTCGCTGGACGCGCTGCGCCGGCAGTTCAGCGCCCCGGAAGCGCACCGACTGGCGGCGGCGCGGGCGCTGGTGGTGGCCAAGATCGGCAACAGCGAGTGGGTATTGCGGCGGCTGGGGCATCCGGCCCGCCTGTCCCTGGATGCCGCGCAGCAGTCTACGGACGCCGATACCCTGCGGGGCCACGAGGGATTCGCCGCCCGGCAATACTTCGCGGCCCTGGCCGAGCTGCTGCCGGGGTGGGAGTTTCAGGCGCGGCTCTACCGGCCTGCACCCGACCCGGTCAA comes from the Deinococcus reticulitermitis genome and includes:
- the cas1 gene encoding CRISPR-associated endonuclease Cas1; this translates as MTSVLVQTPGVQISARAGKLVLESREARREWPLGHVTELIVVGHARISTATILDLAGRGVPVHFQARADQLPVSVWDAWNGSLDALRRQFSAPEAHRLAAARALVVAKIGNSEWVLRRLGHPARLSLDAAQQSTDADTLRGHEGFAARQYFAALAELLPGWEFQARLYRPAPDPVNAALSFAYTFLLRHTLSALHHAGLHAGLGTLHVPHGRRPALALDLMEPFRAPVCDLTVLGLLRSGQLPRDGFEVSAEEVRLGQAGCLTVTAALNDRIHRWGIGVALRRQVGAVQAAGQGDACACWQPPVRP